One stretch of Prionailurus viverrinus isolate Anna chromosome C1, UM_Priviv_1.0, whole genome shotgun sequence DNA includes these proteins:
- the LOC125172900 gene encoding PRAME family member 12-like yields MVTRTPPRLLELAAKSLLMDEDLAIAALEYLPTELFPLLFMEALDGRCDKTLKAMVRAWPFARLPLGGLTQMPHQKALQAVLDGLDCLLARKVRPRRWKLRVLDLRNASRNFWSMWSGARVHECPLMGPVAEDSLRMKGPSGPLTVFVDLCLRERTLDECLANLIRWARRRRSLHLCCKKVTIFGMPIQNIKEVLNLVQLGCVLEVEVHFTWQLSTLGKFAPYLGQMSNVRRLVLSHIHKPSSSSEEKHIGRFTSQLLRLRHLRKLRMESPAFLEGCLGQMLRCLKSPLEALSITNCQLTESDLACLSQCPSISQLKELDLSGLSLACFSPKPLQVLLERVAATIQDLVLEYCGLSDTHLEAILPALSRCHQLQTFSVRGNHLSMALMERLLRHTAGLSHLSLELYPAPLESYSSQGIIHPGRFAQAQAELLGILKDLGLPRTIWLRTNPCPHCGSKIVYDSDPFVSC; encoded by the exons ATGGTCACCAGGACCCCGCCCAGACTCCTGGAACTGGCGGCCAAGAGCCTGCTGATGGACGAGGACTTGGCGATCGCTGCTCTGGAGTATCTGCCCACAGAGCTCTTCCCGCTGCTGTTCATGGAGGCCCTCGATGGGAGGTGTGACAAGACCCTGAAGGCGATGGTGCGGGCCTGGCCCTTTGCCCGCCTCCCTCTGGGGGGCCTGACACAGATGCCTCACCAGAAGGCCTTACAAGCCGTGCTCGATGGGCTTGACTGCCTGCTTGCCCGGAAGGTTCGGCCCAG GAGGTGGAAACTGCGGGTGCTGGATTTACGGAATGCCAGTCGGAACTTCTGGAGCATGTGGTCTGGAGCCAGGGTCCATGAGTGCCCGCTGATGGGACCCGTGGCAGAGGACAGCTTAAGGATGAAGGGGCCCTCGGGTCCCTTGACAGTGTTCGTAGACCTCTGCCTCAGGGAAAGGACCCTGGATGAATGCCTGGCCAACCTCATTAGGTGGGCCAGACGGAGGAGATCGCTACACCTGTGCTGTAAGAAGGTGACGATTTTCGGGATGCCCATCCAAAATATTAAGGAGGTCCTGAATCTGGTGCAGCTGGGCTGTGTCCTGGAGGTGGAGGTGCATTTCACCTGGCAGCTGTCGACCCTGGGGAAGTTTGCTCCTTACCTGGGCCAGATGAGTAACGTGCGGAGACTCGTCCTCTCCCATATCCAcaagccctcctcctcctccgagGAGAAGCACATTGGCCGATTCACCTCCCAGCTTCTCCGGCTGCGCCACCTGCGGAAGCTCCGTATGGAATCTCCCGCCTTCCTCGAGGGCTGCCTGGGCCAGATGCTCAG GTGCCTGAAGAGCCCCTTGGAGGCCCTCTCCATAACCAACTGCCAGCTTACAGAATCAGACTTGGCATGCCTGTCCCAGTGCCCAAGCATCAGTCAGCTGAAGGAGCTGGATCTGAGTGGCCTCAGCCTGGCCTGTTTTAGTCCCAAGCCCCTCCAAGTTCTGCTCGAGAGAGTGGCAGCCACCATCCAGGACCTGGTACTAGAATATTGTGGGCTCTCGGACACCCACCTGGAGGCCATCCTGCCGGCCCTCAGCCGCTGTCACCAGCTCCAGACTTTCAGTGTCCGTGGGAACCACCTCTCCATGGCCCTGATGGAGAGGTTGCTGCGTCACACCGCCGGGCTGAGCCACCTGAGCCTCGAGCTGTATCCTGCCCCTCTGGAGAGTTACAGCAGTCAGGGGATCATCCACCCAGGGAGGTTTGCCCAGGCTCAGGCTGAGCTGCTGGGCATTCTGAAGGACTTAGGACTGCCCCGGACCATCTGGCTTAGAACTAACCCCTGTCCTCACTGTGGCAGCAAGATAGTCTATGATTCGGACCCCTTCGTGTCCTGCTAA
- the CFAP107 gene encoding cilia- and flagella-associated protein 107, whose product MQFLTAVSPQSFSTPGWKVETKYSTRVLTGNWVEERRKFTKAMEETPQSIYRKEYVPFPGHRPDQISRWYGKRRVEGLPYKHLLTHHQEPSHRHLISTYDDHYNRHNYNPSLPPRRTWSGHKLLWLPEKADFPLLAPPTNYGLYEQLKQRWLTPRAAPRESIYTSSYPRPPLCAMSRREHAIPVPPPRLHPVPRF is encoded by the exons ATGCAGTTTTTGACTGCAGTAAGTCCACAGTCATTCTCTACCCCAGGCTGGAAGGTGGAGACCAAGTATTCAACCCGAGTGCTCACTGGAAACTGggtggaagagaggaggaag TTCACCAAAGCCATGGAGGAAACACCTCAGTCCATTTACAGAAAAGAGTATGTCCCCTTCCCGGGCCACAGACCCGACCAGATCTCCAGGTGGTATGGCAAGAGGAGAGTGGAG GGGCTCCCGTACAAACACCTGCTGACGCACCACCAGGAGCCCTCACACCGCCATCTGATTAGCACATATGACGACCATTACAACCGGCATAATTACAACCCCAGCCTGCCCCCGCGTCGCACCTGGAGTGGACACAAGTTGCTGTGGCTCCCGGAGAAAGCAGACTTCCCCCTTCTTG CTCCCCCTACCAACTATGGACTCTATGAGCAGCTGAAGCAGAGGTGGCTCACGCCTAGGGCTGCCCCGAGGGAGAGCATTTACACCTCGTCCTACCCGAGACCGCCGCTGTGTGCCATGTCCCGGCGGGAGCACGccatccctgtccctccccctcgcCTGCACCCTGTCCCGCGCTTCTGA